The Oncorhynchus kisutch isolate 150728-3 linkage group LG10, Okis_V2, whole genome shotgun sequence region TGAGTCTGGACTTTTTCACGCCTCATGTTATGTCATGACTTGATCCATGCAGAGCAGATAGGTGGCCCTCTGGACAGAGTAGACAGTGACATAATCTACCTGTTATTCTGTGAGGGATTACTCTAATTTTAGCAATCAAAAGAACAGCTATTCAGGCATTCCTGTGAAATCCAGAGGCTGTGTGTGCAACTGAGCGGTAAAGTAGCCATTGAACCCACTGCACCTAATGTAACACCCCTGTCCTCACTGACCGTGGGCAACATGAGACGGTGCTAGGCCACTACCATCGCTTTGACTAGGTGGTCTAGTCGTGAATCAGGATTGAGGAGGTCTATTCCAAAAGCATCCGTCTTCAGCCTTTGCCTATGAATAGGATGTGTGGTGGGCTGCAGAGTGCAGCCCGAGGCTGAGGGGACAGTGGAGGATATGTGTCAGAGCTTGGCTTGAGGAGTCCAGTCCAAGAATGTGGTAGTGGGAAAGGGACTGGGGTGCAGTGAGGCTGGGTGAGGCCAAGGCAAGGTGGGGAGAATGTGGGCCATGCTCCAGATCCACTCAGGTTCTTCCCTGCCCTGCTGTCCCTCTCTCAGGAGGGAAATTAACATTGTTCTGACCCTGGTAATGGGCTTGCTGAGGGCTGCATTTACATGTCTAAAGAAGTTAATACTCCCCTTCCGCTTcccccgtaatggagaggagtgTTTACCTCTTGACTGGACTTCCTGCAGGGCTGTTGAGAGTTCTATCTTGGGCATACTGCAGCCATGACACTGTTGCTCACTCAGTTGTTTTCCATATTTTTCCTCCTGCAGAGAAACTTGCTGAAGCACAGAGGCGTTTTGCCACCCTGCAGAATGAGCTGCAGTCGTCTCTGGATGCGCAGCGGGAGAGCAATGCCCCAGGCCTCCGCAAACGCAAGACGGTGTTCCACCTGTCCCAGGAGGAACGCTGCAAACACCGCAACATCAAGGACCTGCAGCTGGCCTTCTCCGAGTTCTACCTCAGCCTCATCCTGCTGCAGAACTACCAGGTTAGTACCATTAACCCTACACAACATCAAGGGCCTGCAGCTGGCCTTCTCCAAGTTCTACCTCAGCCTCATCCAGCTGCAGAACTACCAGGTTAGTACcattaaccctaaaccctacacatGACCCCTAGATACTACCTCCGCCTCATCCTGCTGCATAACTACCAAGTAAGTACCTTTAAACGTAAAGCCTACACACTAACCCTAGATCAGGGTTagacaactagattcagccgcgggttGATTTTTGTTGGAGGTTCGGGGaattaattattattaattaataACTATAATACTTTGTACACtccaaattgaccacaactaagcccaaaaagagattgtatttaaaaataacaataatttcataccttgattacattgagacttGATCACATAATGTATGTCTCTTTTTTTATTAgtaggaatacttgggaacagatttcctaaataaataaatatctgaATTCCTGTTGATGGAAAATATTTTTGACCAAAAACTAAAATTCTCAAAAAACCTTTGGGGGGCTCCAAAAAAATGACTTGCGGGCCGTTTATGGGCCGCCTGTTGCAAACACCTGCCATAGATACTACCTCAGCCTCATCCTGCTGCAGAACTACCAAGTTagtacccttaaccctaaacattGCATACTACCCCTAGATACTAGCTCCACCTCATCCTGCTGCATAACTACCAAGTGAGACCCAGTCAGCTTATCTCcacaccctctctttctgtttgATGCTGCTATAAGCATAACATGTCTTTCTACAGCTCAGtcgctctctatccatctctctttaTTGGTGTCAAATtcattctctgtttctctctttatctcagcAGAATAACCTTTCAGACATTGTCTCCTGTTGATGTTTCTCTGCAGTTCTTGCTCAATTcaattccctaaccctaaccccaggatTGGTCTTTCTCCCAGAATCTGAACTTCACAGGTTTCCGTAAAATCCTGAAGAAGCATGATAAGATCCTGGAGACCCCCCGCGGGGCTGACTGGCGTGTGGCCCATGTGGAGGTGGCCCCTTTCTACACCTGTAAGAAGATCACTCAGCTCATCTCTGAGACAGAGGTACGTATGGAACCGAAGCCCATGGCTGTGGATGTCTAGGCATTCTTGAGGTTAACTATTTTCCAACCATGTTTACTCTGTCAGCTATTTTAGCTAGGTACAATCATGATAGGCCAAATTTCTCATTCTATCGTAGTCTGATCCTGGTCTTTGACTCTCATTGAATATGTTGTGTTGCATTCTAACCGTTTCATGATGGTTAGAATgaaaccaaccatgctattttgttattttttttgcgttatttgtaacttgtttgtacataatgttgctgctaccgtctcttatgaccgaaaagagcttctggacatcagaactgcaattactcacctcagattagatgAAGAGTTggtcttcaatgagtcggacaggagggatatactacagacacctgaCCAGCCCAGATCCTCAtcattcgctggagaaggaaactgagatttcgcggaaaaagatcagggtgccttgtgaggatcaggaaACAAGTGGCTAATCTGTCTTTGCCTTCcgtcctgctagctaacgttcaatcgctggaaaataaatgggacgaactgaaagcacgtatatcctaccagcgggacattaaaaacagcaatatcttatgtttcactgagtcatgGCTGAGCGacaacattaagaacatacagctggcaggttatAGACTATATCGGCAGTATAGAACAGCAGCCACTGATAAGACATGGGGCAGGGGCCTATGCTTcaatatgtaaacaacagctggtgcacgatatctaaggaagtctcaaggttttgctcacctgaggtagagaatctcatgataagctgtagaccacacaatatacctagagagttttcatctgtatttttcatagctgtctacataccaacacagaccgatgctggcactaaaacctcactcaatgagctgtataacaCCATAACCAAACAGGAAAACgttcatccagaggcagcgctcctagtggctggggactttattgcagggaaacttaaatcagttttacctcatttctatccgcatgttaaatgtgcaaccagagggaaagaaaTTCTAGACCAGCTTTACTACACAcgcagagatgcatacaaagctctcccccgcacTGCATTTGGCAaaactgaccataattctatcctcctgattcctgcttacaagcaaaaaaattaagcaggaagcaccagtgactcgggccaataaaaatggtcagatgacgcagatgctaaattacaggactgttttgttagcacagactggaatatgttccgggttcttccgatggcattgaggagtacaccacatcagtcactggctttatcagtaagtgcatcgaggacgtcgtccccacagtgactgtacatacataccccaaccagaagccgtcaattacaggcaacattcgcactgagagCTGCcattttcaaggagcgggactctaacatggaagcttataagaaatcccgctatgccctccgacgaagcATCAAACAcgcaaagcgccaatacaggaccaagatcgaatcgtactacaccggctccgacgctcgtcggatgtggcagggcttgcaaactattactacaaagggaagcacagctgagagctgcccagtgacacgacgAGCTCCAGACGAGCTCaataacttctatgcttgcttcgaggcaagtaacgcTGACGTCTGTAGgcatgctttgaaaggctggtcatggcttacataaacaccattatcccagtaACCTtaggcccactccaatttgcatactgcaccaacagatccacagatgatgcaatctctattgcactccacactgccctttcacacctggacaaaaggaatacctatgtgagaatgctattcattgactacagctcagagttcaacgcCATATtgccctcaaaactcatcactaagctaaggaccctgggactaaacagctccctctgcaactggatcctagacttcctgatgggtcacccccaggtggtaagggtaggtaacaacacatctgccacgctgatcctcaacccccgggcccctcatgggtgcgtgctcagtcccctcctgtacttcctgttcactcatgactgcacggccaagcacgactccaacaccatcattaagtttgctgatgacacaacagtgcctgatcaccgacaacaaggagacagcctatagggaggaggtcagagacctgaacGTGTGGTGcacaaactctccctcaacgtgatcaagacaaaggagatgattgtggactacaggaaaaggatgaCCGAACCCGttcccattctcatcaacagggctgtagtggagcaggttgagagcttaaagttccttggtgtacacatctctaacatggtccaagcacaccaggacagtcgtgaagagggaataacaaaacctattccccctcaggagactgacaagatttggcatgtgtcctcagatcctcaaaagattttacagctgcaccgtcaagagcatcctgacgggttgcatcactgcctgttatggcaaatgctcggcctccaactgcaaggcactaaagaggatagtgcgtacggcccagtacatcaccggggccaagcttcctgccatccaggacctctataccaggtggtgtcagaggaaggccctaaaaatggtcaaaaactccagccaccctagttatagactgttttctctgctaccacatggcaagcggtaccggagtgccaagtctaggtccaagaggcttctacccctaagccataagactcccgaacagttaatcaaatgactacccagactatttgaatTCCCCCCCTCTATTTGAGTAATAGACATCCCTTTGACATGTCTTTGTTGTGTGTTTGTCAGGCTTTGGTGACCACAGAGCTGGAGGGAGGGGACCGTCAGAAAGCCATGAAAAGGCTGAGAGTGCCTCCACTGGGGGCAGCACAGGTGAGAGAGTGACTGCACTTCCCACTCTTCATCTCtttcctgctgtgtgtgtgtgtgtgtgtgtgtgtgtgtgtgtgtgtgtgtgtgtgtgtgtgtgtgtgtgtgtgtgtgtgtgtgtgtgtgtgtgtgtgtgtgtgtgtgtgtgtgtgaaacacacACTCTATTTATCCCCACAGTATTGATCCTGTAAGAGGCTCTCCAAACTAGGCCGGACAAATGACCTTTTCCACAGGGGATGAGAAAATGCATCCCCATCACATATCCCTCAGATTTATAGCTGTATTAATATCAATGTCATGCCCAGCCTGAATTGTGCTAGATCCAAATGGCTTGTCCAGATTCCCCGTGGGCACCTTTATATGACTTGTATTTTTAGCACACACCAAAGTACTTGATGATAACACGCTTTAATATACTCTTTCTATACCGTGCATTGAATTGACTGCAGCACAACCAGAAAAAGGTTTCTGCTTCCCTGGATAAGTGTGTCTATCTGTCAAGCTAAATGAATTAGTAAATGCCTAGTGCGGTTCTCCAGCTGTGTGCCTGACATTACAGTGGAGCCTAGAAGACTTGCAGTCACGCAGGTGTAGTAACTGGTAATTGCTCATCTCTGTCATTCTCTGCTCCTTCCTGCAGCCTGCTCTAGCCTGGACTACCTTCCGCGTTGGCCTCTACTGTGGGGTCTTCATAGTCCTCGCTATCTCCTTCCTCCTCACTGGTACGTTCACACACAACCATGCTATTAAGGTATTTTTACTGGGGGTTAGATAACAGATACAGAGGAAATGAGGCTTACAATTTAGACATGGCATTAGGGGGAACTCAAGTTAGTTTTGCATACTGTATTGTAGCTTCAGATATTTGAAGGAGATTGACATGATCGAATTGCTATTATTCTTTTTCAGGTGCTGTACTCATCCGGTATGAGAACGTGTGGCCTCTGGTGCGTATCTACCGTGGTGGCTTCCTGCTGATTGAATTCCTCTTCCTGTTGGGCATTAACACCTACGGCTGGCGCCAGGCGGGGGTCAACCACGTGCTCATCTTCGAGTTGAACCCTCGCAGCAACCTCTCCCATCAGCACCTGTTTGAGGTAAGGGAGAACCAGGGGATGCACAAGGATAATGAGCAAGAATTCAGACAGTAGTGAAAATAATGGAGAGAAGACATCCTCTTGTGTGACCACCGGAGCGAGAATGCCCTGAATAATGGAAATAAAAAATGGTCAATAATCAATACTAATCTGAAGACATACACTAGGTTTTTTTTTCCTGATCATATTTCCAAGGACAATGTGTATACTGCTTTATAAAGGAAATTTACTGAGAATTTGATAGTTTAATGCCTTTTTGTCTTCTGTAGATTGCTGGTTTCCTGGGGGTGCTGTGGTGTTTGAGCATCCTGTCCTGTCTGTACTCTGAGTACACCATGCTGCCCATGCAGGTCAACCCTCTCATCCTCTACGGCTTCATGCTCCTCTTCCTCATCAACCCCTTCAAGACTGGCTACTACAAGTCCCGCTTCTGGCTGCTCAAACTGCTGGTGAGCTCCTTCTCCACTGGAACTACTGCAATATAATGATGATATTATATCAGTACAATGAAACCTGACTCaactggtgtttgtgtgtgtacaacaCTGTATTTTATACCTATCTCACATTCTATATTGTGTTCCATGTATTCGGCTTATCTTTTCTTTGTCTGATGTTTACTGGCTTTGGTGATGGGGGTTAGGaggattcagtgtgtgtgtgagacagaggccAGTGGGGTGGGGGATAATAGGATACAGGCGTGTCCCTGGGGATGTGGCGACTGTGACTGTGCAATCATTACAGGGATGGATCCATCAGTATGCTGCTCCTCCAACCTTCCCCATCTCCCAAGCATCCCCAGCCCTCTCCAGCTCTGATTGTGCCCCACTTGGGCCTGTGCACCATTCTAGAGATGCACACGCCCACACTGAACACAGGCGCTAACCAAAATCAAGGAACAAAGCTAGACAGATTGCCTGGTGTGTTTGTTTACGCAATGaatacatttaaaatattttttatcctCTGGATGTCTTTGTACGATTGGGATGTTGTGGAGATCAATAAGGACATAGATTGACAGGTAGAAATCCTTCATTAGCAcacatacagtgtattcggaaagtattgcgactccttgactttttccacattttgttacgttacagccttattataaaatggattaaatatttttgcctcatcaatctacacacaatacccataatgacaaatcaaaaacaggtttatagacatttttagaaatgtataaaaaataatacactgaaatattacatttacataaacattcagacactttactcagtactttgttgaagcacctttggcagcgactacagcctcgagtcttcttgggtatgacgctacaagctttgtacacctgtatttggggagtttcttccattcttctctgctgatcctctcaagctgttaGGTTGGctggggagcgtcgctgtacagctattttcaggtctctccaatgattttcgatcgggttcaagaccgggctctggctgggccactcaaggacattcagagataggtcccaaagccactcctgcgttgtcatggctgtgtgcttagggttgttgtcctgttggatggtgaaccttcacTCCAGGCTGAGGTCCtggcactctggagcaggttttcctcaaggatctttctgtactttgctccgttcatctttgccccgATCCTGACTTGTCTGGAGGGCCcggcctctgaaaaacatcccacagcatgctgctgccaccaccatgcttcaccgtagggatggtgccattcctccagacgtgagacgcttggcattcaagagTTCAATCCAGAGAATcatctttctcatggtctgagagtcctttaggtgccttttggcaaactccaagcaggctatcgtgtgcctttttactgagaagtggcttccgtctggccactctaaaggcctgattgtcggagtgctgcagcgatggttgtccttctggaaggttctcccatctccacagataaactctggagctctgtcagagtgattaTCGGGGTTttggtctcctccctgaccaaggcccttctgcccCGATTGTTCAGTTGGGCCGAGCGGTctgctctatgaagagtcttggtggttccaaacatcttccatttaagaatgatggaggccactgtgttcttggggaccttgaatgctgcagactgtgggatcttatatagacagttgcCTTTTACAAATCATATCCCATCAATtgaaattaccacaggtggactccaatcaagttgtagaaacatctcaaggatgataaatggaaacaggacgcacctgagctcaatttcgagtctcctaacaaagggtctgaatacttatagaaATAAGCTATTTAATACGTTTGCAAAAaattctataaacctgttttcactttgtcattatggggtattgtatgtagatttatgaggattttttgtattgaatccattttagaatgacgtaacaaaatgtggaaaaagggaagtggtcttaatactttccgaatgctttGGTATATAACAGGTTGAATCAATACTGCAGCTGAGACAATATGGGGACTGGGTGAGGCTGCATGGTGAGGCTGCATGGTGAGGCTGCATGGTGAGGCTGCATGGTGAGGCTGCATGGTGAGACTGCATAGTGAGGCTGCATGGTGAGCCTGCATGGTGAGGCTGCATGGTGAGGCTGCATGGTGAGACTGCATAGTGAGGCTGCATGGTGAGGCTGCATGGTGAGGCTGCATGGTGAGCCTGCATGGTGAGGCTGCATGGTGAGGCTGCATGGTGAGACTGCATAGTGAGGCTGCATGGTGAGGCTGCATGGTGAGGCTGCATGGTGAGGCTGCATGGTGAGGCTGCATGGTGAGAATGCATAGTGAGGCTGCATGGTGAGGCTGCATGGTGAGGCTGCATGGTGAGGCTGCATAGTGAGGCTGCATGGTGAGGCTGCATGGTGAGGCTGCATGGTGAGGCTGCATAGTGAGGCTGCAGAGCATACAGAGAGATGGGCTGGTGAAATGTCAGGCTTGACCTGGAGGCAAGCGGGTGAGAGGATCATTCCCATTCAGCCACAGTCTCATTCACAGACCCCAGATAACATAATCCAGTCCCAACAAAAACCATACCTGAAACACTAGTTAACCCAATCTTATTAGACTATATTAAATCAAACCGCTGCAGAGGCACTGCTCTTCAGCTGACCCGGTGCTGATCCCAGACATGTTTAGGATGTGTGGTGTGTCAGGTTGGATACAGTGTGTGTCAGCGATACTATTGCTGGTGTGGCGACAGCCCTGTTGAATGAGATTGACACACTCCAACTAGAGCCTCGTTAGGCTTTTCCATATGTATCCACCAGTTCATTAACTGTAGGGAGATGCAAGGACTGCTGGTTGCTTCAGGGCTCATGCCCTCAACACGTTCCAGCTCATTTTTCTCTGCCCTCTCCCCTTCCACTGCTCTAATACCCTGTACATGACAGCCTCATTAGCTGCATGACAATGAGCTTCCTCCATGTTGAAGTCTTGTGTACCCGGTTGGAGCCGAGGTCTCTGCGTTTGTGTCCCTTCTCTTTTGTTAATTTGTACTGTCTGTTTTGCCTTCATGTGAGACAAGCATGGGCGTTCTAGGAGTATTAGTATGTAGAGGTATACTTTAGACAGAAGAGCTGTCAATGTTTTCCTAACCTCAGACTATTTCAATAAGCAATGCAACCCCTCCCCCCTTTCAGTGTTAGCACATGTATCTAATCCTGTGTCTTGTATAGGACTAAtacatctgtctgtctcccagttCCGTGTGTTCACGGCGCCGTTCCACCGTGTGGAGTTTGCAGACTTCTGGCTGGCCGACCAGCTCAACTCTCTGGTGATTGTACTGATGGACCTGGAGTATCTCATCTGCTTCTACAGCTTTGAGCTCAAATGGACCGACCGCAAAGGCCTCCTGCCCATGTTCAACGGTGAGTTAGAGCACTGGCTCCCTTTAGCTAGGTACTAGTTATGGTCTAAGTACAGGACTGGAGTGAGGTAGTAGCTGAatgtacactgctccaaaaaataaagggaacactaaaataacacatcctagatctgaatgaatgaaatattcttgttaaatacttttttctttacatagttgaatgtgctcacatcaaaatcacacaaaaattatcaatggaaatcaaatttatcaacccatggaggtctggatttggagtcacactcaaaagtggaaaaccacactacaggctgatccaactttgatgtaatgtccttaaagcaagtcaaaatgaggctcagtagtgtgtgtggcctccacgtgcctgtatgacctccctacaacgcctgggcatgctcctgatgaggtggcggatggtctcctgatggatctgctcccagacctggactaaagcatccgccaactcctggacagtctgtggcgttggtggatggagcgagacatgatgtcccagatgtgcttaattggattcaggtctggggaacaggcgggccagtccatagcatcataaccttcctcttgcaggaactgctgacacactccagccacatgaggtctagcattgtcttgcattaggaggaacccagcatatggtctcacaaggggtctgaggatctcatctcggtacctaatggcagtcaggctacctctggtgagcacatggagggctgtgcggccccccaaagaaatgccaccccacaccatgactgactcaCCGCCAAACCGGAggatgctggaggatgttgcaggcagaagaacgttctccacggcgtctccggactctgtcacgtctgtcatttgagcagacacatgcacatttgtggcctgctggaggtcatttttcagggctctggcagtgctcctcctgctcctccttgcacaaaggtggagggagcggtcctgctgctgggttgttgccctcctacggcctcctgatatactggcctgtctcctggtagcgcctccatgctctagacactacgctgacagacacagcaaaccttcttgccacagctcgcattgatgtgccatcctgcatgggctgcactacctgagctacttgtgtgggttgtagactccgtctcatgctaccactagaatgaaagcaccgccagcattcaaaagtgaccaaaacatcagccaggaagcataggaactgagaagtggtctgtggtcaccaactgcagaaccactcctttattgggggtgtcttgctaattgcctataatttccacctgttgtctattccctttgcacaacagcatgtgaaatgtattgtcaatcagtgttgcttcctaagaggacagtttgatttcacagaagtgtgattgacttggagttacattgtgttgtttaagtgttccctttattttttgagcagtgtatgttacCTGTATATTATGCTGGTTCATCAGCTCTGTTTGAACTCATTTTTAACAGTTTTGTTTGGCTGATATGTACGGAGTCTAAATGGTTTAGCTCGATCTGACTCCGGTCAATAGACACTGATGTCCATGTTCAGAggggtctgtctgttctgtctggctGTGAAATTAGTCATTAATGGTTCTCCTCAGTAGTCTGCAGCCT contains the following coding sequences:
- the LOC109897953 gene encoding xenotropic and polytropic retrovirus receptor 1 homolog, with translation MKFAEHLSSHITPEWRKQYLQYEAFKSMLYAAQDQAPSIEVTDEDTVKRYYAKFEEKFFQNCEKELLKINTFYSEKLAEAQRRFATLQNELQSSLDAQRESNAPGLRKRKTVFHLSQEERCKHRNIKDLQLAFSEFYLSLILLQNYQNLNFTGFRKILKKHDKILETPRGADWRVAHVEVAPFYTCKKITQLISETEALVTTELEGGDRQKAMKRLRVPPLGAAQPALAWTTFRVGLYCGVFIVLAISFLLTGAVLIRYENVWPLVRIYRGGFLLIEFLFLLGINTYGWRQAGVNHVLIFELNPRSNLSHQHLFEIAGFLGVLWCLSILSCLYSEYTMLPMQVNPLILYGFMLLFLINPFKTGYYKSRFWLLKLLFRVFTAPFHRVEFADFWLADQLNSLVIVLMDLEYLICFYSFELKWTDRKGLLPMFNGDYTCHSYSYGLRAIIQCLPAWFRFVQCLRRYRDTKRAFPHLVNAGKYSTTFFVVTFAALYSTHKEQKHSDADMFFYLLMVFSAVSSLYTLIWDLKMDWGLFDRGAGENTFLREEIVYPQKAYYYCAIIEDVILRFAWTIQISLTTMTNIPSVGDIVGTVLAPLEVFRRFVWNFFRLENEHLNNCGEFRAVRDISVAPLNADDQTLLEQMMDQEDGVRNRQGKKSWKRSYSLSLRRPLMSSQSSKKDTKVLIEDTDDEAFS